CGCCCTTGTTCAAGCGGCCCAAGGCCCAGCCCGCATCCGCCACTGCGCCATTCGGCTCGATCGGGATCTCCCGCTCCGCCGGTGCACGCGTCTCCTCAAACGGCTCTGCCGAGACCTGCGTGATCGCCAGAATTGGCAGCAGGATTCGGAAGATGCCGCGGGAAAGCCGGAGTGCGGTTTCGGTCACGGGGAAAGGCGTGTTGGAACGCGGTTGATTTATCTAACTTTTTCCCGCTTTGTCCAGCACTTGTCATGATTGCCCTATCACGCTTGGAAGTCTTAAAAACCTTATATTTCCAAGGGTTTAGAAGCTCGGATTTTTAAAAATAAGGAAACCCTGATGGTTCGTTTTAAAAAGATTCGCGTATCTCTTTCGCTTTGCCTTGATAGCTCGGACTTGCTAATTATCGGTCGTCCTTGGAAGTCGGCATTCCTCCCCTGCCGCCCCCTCACTCCTGGTCATGCGCTTCCTTCTTGCCGTCTGTCTCGTCGCCAGTGCCCACGGCCAATCGTTGCCGGGCGTGGAGCCGCGACTACCCGAGGCACCCGCCGTTGAATCGCTGCCACCGGTGCGCGCTGCTGCGGAGACAGCCCCCGGCGGCGAGGTGCTGGTGAAGCGCCTGGAGAAAGTCGTGCTCGTCGCACCAGCCGGAGGCGAAGAGGTGGATCTCGCCCCCGGCCTGGGAGCCACGAATGGCCTGCTAGTCCCGGCTTCTAACAAGCTCTCGCGACGCCTGAGCCGCTGGTCCGGCAAGCCGCTCGACGCCGGCGAACTCGCGTCGCTGGCCGATGAAATCCTGATCCACTACGACCGCGAAGGCTTCCCCGTGGTGGCGCTCGAAGCACCGGAGCAGGACCTCTCCCATGGCGTGCTGCGGCTGACTCTGGAAATCGGCCGCTTCGGCGAGGTCGGCGTCTCCCGCCCGAAGTACGGCGACCCGGCGGTCCTCGCAAAAGGGCTGCGACTCCAAAGCGTCGAGCTCGTCCGGCGCGCCGACATCGACGAGCAGATGGCGTGGTATGGCCGCACCGCCTTCCGCCGCCCGCGGCTGTTCGTCTCGCCCGGGCTGGCACCCGCCACGGCCGACCTTTTGATCGCCTTCGAGGAAAGCCGGCCATGGCGGGCCAATCTCGGCTACGAGAACAGCGGGCCCGACCTGCTGGGGCGCGACCGCTTCCTCCTCGGGGTGGCCGGCTGGACACCCGGCGAGCACCTGCTGGCCTGGCAAACCGTGATCGGCGCCCCCGCTTCCTCGTTGCTGGCGAATGCCTTGCGCTGGGAAATCCCCTTCCACACCAGCCATCAGGTCCTCCAGCTCGACGCCGCGTATGCCGAGGTCGCCTCCCGCTATGCAAGCAGCGGCATTCCCGTGGAGAGCGAGGGCTCCTCCTGGTCGCTGGCGGCCCAGCAGCGCATCCCGCTGCCGGCCTGGGGCGGCTGGCATCAGCGGATCGCCGCGGGCTTCGAGCTGAAAGGCACCGACCAATTCCTGCTCTTCGGCGGCGGCAGCCTCTCCCCCGGCGAAGTGGTCTTTTTCCACGGCAAGCTGAGCCACGAGCTGAGCCGGCACTGGGAGGATGGCTCGGCCACCTTCGAATCCAGCGTCTTCGCCTCACCCGGCGGTGTCGGCGGAAATAATGACGACGCCGCCTTCCAGGCCTACGATCCCGAGGCCGGCTCGAATTATCTCATCGGCCGCTTGAGCGGCGACGGCTGGTGGAGTCCGGGCGGCGATTGGCAGGTCCACCTGCGCGGCACCGCCCAGATCGCCGATACCCGCCTGCTCCCGGCCGAGCAATTCGCCGTCGGCGGCTACCAGACGATCCGCGGCGTGGCGGAGCGCGAGTATTCCGCCGACAGCGGCTGGCAAGCTTCCCTGGAGCTTCAGTCACCGCTCGTGTCCGCGGGTAAAGGCTGCGCCTTCCGGGTGCTCGGCTTTTTCGATCACGCGGCGCTCGACATGCGCGGCGGCCCCTCCTCCTCGCTCTCTTCGAGCGGAGTCGGGCTGAGGATGAGACTCGCGGAATCGATCGACGTGCGCTTCGACCATGGCTGGCGGTTGGACTTCGCGGAGCAGGCCAGCCACGTCGGCATCAATCTGACCTTCTGAGAACCCGGATCATCGGCTTCTAAAAATTTTACGGATTTTTTGGAAATCCGGTCAGGTGGATTGCGATTGGTTCAGTAATGACGAGCTTCCTCCACTTCCAAGATTTCCTGACCGGACTGCAAGTTCCGGGGGGTGCTTGCCAGATGGCCGGGGAACAGGAACGGAAGAATCTCGTGGCACCGCGCGGTAGCGAAAGCTCCCCGGTGCCGACCACTTTCCACAAATCGGTCCGCCTGTCGGGGGGAACGGTAGCCAACAAGGGCAGAGAAACATTCGCGAACGAAGCCGGGGGGCTCGCTTCGCGACGTTACAGCCTTGGCTCCGTCTGGCAGGCAACCGGTCGCCGGGGAATGACGCCAGCCCGTCGGGGGACGGGTCACGCGTCAGCCCCCAAGTTTTCAGGGTTGTCGACACTGTTGTAGTATCCACGCGTCGCCGGGATTGGGTGATCACGGCATGCGGGAACCGAAAGCGCGCACAAGGTTTTCCGGTTCATCAAAGGCCGGGACGGACCGATCCGGGAAGATCGAACCGTCCCGGCCCTTTTGCGTCTTGCGAAATGGATCGACATCCAAGTAACACCCGGGCTTTCTAACCGGAAATCCTGCATCCCCCCCGGCATGGACTTGTTGTTGAAAATTCGTTGGCGCCCCGTGATCGGCGATCCCTCGCCGATGGGCTGGTTCACCGTCGTCGCCTACGCGCTCGCCGCCTTCCTCGCGTGGCGGACTTGGTCGCAGAATCGCGACCGAAATCGCGTCTGGCTCGGGGTGACCGTGCTGATGGCCTTCCTCTGCCTGAACAAGCAGTTCGACCTGCAGTCGCTGTTCACCGACATCGGGCGCGAGTTCGCCCGCATGTTCGACCAGTACGAGAACCGTCGTACTTTTCAGAAGCTCTTCATCATCGCCGTGCTTGGCGTGGTGGCAATCTTCGGCCCGCTTTTCGCATGGAAGTATCGTGCCTTCCTCGCAGGTCACAAGCTGCTCGCGGCAGGGATTGTTTTCCTGCTGACCTTCATCGTGGTCCGCGCGATCTCGATGCATCACGTGGATGAATTCCTGAAAACATCTCGCGCGGGCGGATTGAAGATGAACTGGATCCTCGAACTCACCGGCATCGCCCTGATCGCAATCGCGGCGTGGCGGGAGCGCAGGTCTCGTCAATGATCCGAGGCAATAGAGGCCCATGGACTGCGACTGTGACCGCCTGCTGGCTCCGCTGGGTGCGCGGAGCCTCCGGCCCGCAGAAGCACTTGGTCGGCCCTTCGTCTCTATTATGCTCGCATCGCGTTGACGGACCAACCCGGAATGGCAAGGGATCAAGCCTGTTATTGGAGCGCCACGGCATACTGGGAACGCGGAATTTCTTCCGCCTGGCTTGTCCTCCGAAGCCTCGGCGAAGGAGGGACGGTAGGTTCGCCGGGCTTTTCCAGGCTGAACAGATTCCGCGCTCCCAGTGAATCAAGCAACGTAACTGGCCTTAATCCCGTGCGATTCCGGACCCACCCCACACGATCTCTTCATCCCTCAGCAGAGGGGCGTCGTCGCAGCCGGGCTGCTGGCATTGAGCAGGAGCAGGCAGGCTGCCATAGGGCAGGGTCGCCGAAGACTTTGGCGAGGGTGTTAGATGAAGCGG
This genomic interval from Luteolibacter arcticus contains the following:
- a CDS encoding ShlB/FhaC/HecB family hemolysin secretion/activation protein translates to MRFLLAVCLVASAHGQSLPGVEPRLPEAPAVESLPPVRAAAETAPGGEVLVKRLEKVVLVAPAGGEEVDLAPGLGATNGLLVPASNKLSRRLSRWSGKPLDAGELASLADEILIHYDREGFPVVALEAPEQDLSHGVLRLTLEIGRFGEVGVSRPKYGDPAVLAKGLRLQSVELVRRADIDEQMAWYGRTAFRRPRLFVSPGLAPATADLLIAFEESRPWRANLGYENSGPDLLGRDRFLLGVAGWTPGEHLLAWQTVIGAPASSLLANALRWEIPFHTSHQVLQLDAAYAEVASRYASSGIPVESEGSSWSLAAQQRIPLPAWGGWHQRIAAGFELKGTDQFLLFGGGSLSPGEVVFFHGKLSHELSRHWEDGSATFESSVFASPGGVGGNNDDAAFQAYDPEAGSNYLIGRLSGDGWWSPGGDWQVHLRGTAQIADTRLLPAEQFAVGGYQTIRGVAEREYSADSGWQASLELQSPLVSAGKGCAFRVLGFFDHAALDMRGGPSSSLSSSGVGLRMRLAESIDVRFDHGWRLDFAEQASHVGINLTF